A stretch of DNA from Acropora palmata chromosome 12, jaAcrPala1.3, whole genome shotgun sequence:
ttcggacaaattctTCAGCAACTTACGTACGAAATCAATGATTAAATATACTTCCTAAGAACCTAAGAAATCTGCTTCGGCAGTTGCTCTCTTGCAAACtcagttataaaatacaattaaagaacttagaatatctgcctccacagtcaGTGGTGTGCGaagtctatcgaaaacaagaaaattaagtaaaagatttgctcccacagtCACGCCGCACGCGCCAAATCAACAATAACAAGCCACAAAGGCTGGTAAAACGTCTTTTCTTGCAGTCACTTCTGAgtgaaatgcattaaaaccaagtataaCATCCCCTGCTGCAGTTAGTGACGTGCGAAGTCTCGGATCAAACGTttgaaaagcaagtaaaaccTCTTATTCTCTATACTcactatacagctatctttgacttgaacagtgcaaaaacaaatcagtcttaaataagtccaaatatttttaaaaaaacaaaattggaaaaagtggcgaagtattgccattcttggacattttacaaaggctatagtaaggcaaaatggttacaaaatggtcgattttgggaacgaagtcAGTTCAACTAAGGAAACTGGCTCGAGTAAATAACGTGAACACTgccatgtattcacttgaccctacgcaattcatttcattcccacgaatatggtaagaactagagttagagagaacctgcgcatgcgcaaataaaacaccaagacaacagtacctctggacgtggcgccagagcgtcgtaccaaacgatttcccccgagatttcggcccgtgggtcgcttttgtgagccaaggttcagatacctatcgtcaccgataGGCAGgaagggagagataagtcggcccctagaccatatgagacagatcccattcatccactcagctcgacccATAGATAGTActaatttctatatatatagaacattcttctagatattttctccatgtggtacgctccggtgtgtactaatgtagatcatatttaacaattgcgcacgcgctctaacatgacactcatttcaaggctcagatcccttgttgagctcttgcTGTTTTTCATACGATACGatgtggtgactactggtgcaaaatagaggccgtttacgcatgcgcatttctgaaaatatcaaatagtcattccatttcattcatgtctttctGTGCTtgtttctggattcgaagcttttttttgttttttatttttgtaatttcatgctctccaatccaattatatagagaataatacatggggaatgcggagatatggaattattttaccagtcttcaactcgatatctctcaagtgcgcgcagtgattttccacatcttgcaagccatgtagagacgtaaaatagtgaaaatggttaattggggaatgaaaatgacaagaagtaAAACGAACGTAGTCCTTAATattgacccttacactaccttgTATCTTTCACATCCAAagcaatgacttcaaaaaagatccaatattaaagaaatagaaacttgaaaagtggctaataggctatgaaacgctaaaatgattaaaaaatgaccaatatCGAAAGCAacgggctaagaacaaagcgaatgcagatgaagtcatatggtaatttgaattaacgaaattccaaccatcttacatttgttctgagcaaagagggaaacaggaaaaacgaagCAACActggagaaaaacaaagtttcagttaaagctggtaaaatgttctaagaaaaacgccagCTCACcgtagtcacttgcgcaaaattagtgaaaaaataagacaaaagctaggacgccacATATCCCATTACTTGATGCAGCTACCCGCGAAATCATCGCTGCTCTCGCAGTCAtatttgcgcacaaaatcaatgataaaaaacactaaaaagaaaatatggcaataattgcttccgcagcaacttttgcacaaaatcaataatatgatacactaaaaatcttcaaacatttgctcccgtagtcacttgctcacaaaatttataacaaaatggaCTACTGAAAAGAACTTAAAGCAATTGATCAcgctgtcacttgcgcacagcttcagaaataaagtgctctgaaagaacacgaaatatttgatcccgcagacacatgtgtgaataatttaaaataacacaccaaaaaagaactctaaaatatttcctcctgcagactcttgcgcaaaaaatcaatcattaaactcactacaagaaTCTTACACAAAAAGGACCTAAGACAACTGCCTCTGCACtcacttgcagtgatgaaatacaacaaaataatCCAAAAAGGTTGTtcatctagtcacttgcgcctaaaatcacGATACATGGTCTTAAACTTTCACTGCTGCGTAATTGCTACCAACAGAGGGAGTGTGTAGATGTTGTGGATATTTAGGTCggtaaaacaaaattaaaaatatattaagTTGACTTGTTAAATATGGAGTCCTTATCTAATATTATGAATTAAGCTTATAAATAGGCAGTACTCGCTATCGACTTCATTTCGTTTAATTGCGTAGAGGAGAGTAATTTAGAAGTACTCGCGAGTTGGAGTAACGTGACTAtgcaataggccatttccgagttcacctcagcctctATTTCGAAGCGAGGCTAATTGCGAAGCccgttatgaaaatcagttttcattcatattgaaattggaacttactatcataacaaaaatttcgcacttagactcgctttgaaagagagactacgggaaactcggaaatggcctatttatTAGTTTTGCTTTTCGGTCCCATCGAAAGCGAACTGGTGGTTCCAATTTTCGTTGACATGAGCTACTGTAGACGTAATTGATCTCTTCCTTCCCTTAGTGAATTGTCGAGACATTCGCAACATGTTTTTCTTATCTTTACTTTCACTTTCACAAACTCGGGGTGCTTATGACAAATCTACTATTCTTGAGAAAGCAGGGATTTGGATACTCACTAAAAGGTAGCCTATAAACCTCCCTGATCATGCCGGTCAAAATTGCAAGGTGCCTAACACAGACTCCCAACACtcatattgaaattttaaacgACCTTTAACATTGCCCCTGCTACCCTTGTCCAATTTCCTTAAGCAGGCAATTGAGTCTAAGAACTCTAAATCATACTCAACTTCGTGATCGCTGTCATCTAGTCATTTAACCGTTGAGCTAGAGGGGGCCTGGAAGCTCTCCCTAGACTTGCAGCTTACGCTGAGGCGGCCATAAACGAAATCAATAAGAAGCCTTCAAGATATTGCCATTATGCAATGTAGCCCTGCCGCAATGATATCGTAAAATAAACCTATCGGTGAAAAAGGGGTATAGGCCTATCATCGCTAACTATTAGCCGGTGTAAATTGAACACTTTTAACGAAAcaataaaagacaaaacaagcaaataagTAGCAGAAAATACAAGACGAACAACTTGAAGAtgaaaaatcaagtgaagTTGTCGTCCTTAGCGTTCGACCcgaaaattataaattatcaccctatttatatcaaatagcTCGTATGCAAATACGAGTATACTGTCAATTCATCGGGGACATAAATTGTGCTGGAATTCATAACAGATCCTTCGCGAAATGtgcagaaaacaaatatctgCTTAACTGCTTACCGCAGATATTTTTTATATTCTGCGCGGATGgtttcattaattattcagAACGTTAGCATtcaaggtgaaaaaataaatagagcATAACGCATGGAAAGTTGTCCAATCATATTACGAAATATATTCAGGGAAGTCCCttacattctttttttaaaaatataccCGATGAATATGTTATCACAGTATTTAACTTCATCAATCGATGCAGAAACAGTCACAGTTCCTAGTCATCGCGAGAAAATCACATAATCATAAGCCATTGCTACCAATAGAGCGAGTGTGTGGATGTTGTGGAAGTTATAAGGTCGGtaaacaaagttaaaattAAGTTGATTCGTTGTACCCGTGTCTAATATTATGAATTAAGTTTGTAAGCAATATTCGCTATCAACTTGATTTCGTTTAATTCTGCAGAGAACAGTAATTTAGAATTTAGTGACGAGTAACGAGTAAAGTCACTATGCAATTTATAGCTTTCCAATTCGGTCACATCGAAAGCGAACAGGTCGTTCAAATTTTCGATGACATTAGCTGTTGGAGACGTAATTGACTTCTTCCTTTCCTTGGTGGATTGTTGAAACATTCAACATGTCATTCTTATGTTTACTTTCTGTTAagttcacaattttttttctttttattaatttatgtttttatttgatttaaaGTTGCCTTTACACATTGGTGAACCGTAACGAAAATTCTGTGAAAAGAATAATTCGTTTCACAGAGTGATGATCAATAATGAAGTATTTCGAACACTTCTGTGACTGCCGCGAAAAACCCGTCGAGGTGGCTCTGAGACAACTGATTGGTAAACTTAGTAGGAACGCCAGCACAAagaatcatcatcatcaaaataattttatctaagtctcaatggatttagcCGAGCATATCTAGTTGCCATGAGAATTGAGGGGATTTAAAATCAAACTGAACCCCAACCAATCAAGtaaatgttttatttatttatttatttttttgatgaTAACAAAGAACCAGGGGAAAAACCTTTCAGAGAAGAATAGGgaaccaacaaattcaacccACATATTGCGTCGAGGACGGaatcgaaccctgacctcgtTGGTGGAAAGCGAGTGCTTTGATCACTGCGCCAACCCTGCTCTTGAAGTATGATCACATGGCCTCAATTAGCACTGAACGAAAAAGGGTGCCTaaataataggccatttccgagtttcccgaaatttttgttaagaTAATTagttcaaatttcaatatgaatgaaaactgattttcacaACAACTTTTCACTTAgccttgttttgaaatggaggttgtggtgaactcggaaatggtctaAATAACTTCGTATTTTTAAAGACTTCCAGGACTTTCCTTCGACCTAAAAGCTCCTCTGAGGttgcatctttttttcttttcttttctttttctttttcttttttttttttttaaggttatgCTTAATGTAGGAAAGAAGATCTAATAGCTGTTGCTACATTTATCAGCGGTTTCGACACCTCAACGAGGCTAATGGATCATTTTGCATTGTATTGATCATAAGTATCATCTGCGTGAggttttaaacaaaacaagtttTGCTTGatggctcaactgtaataaaagatttatgcaaataatcTGCCGTGGAGGTCGGGCAATAATTTTCTAATCCCACAACGTCTGTTTGTCTTTGGTGGAAAACAATTTAGGCCAAGGGACGTCAACGTTAGCAAGAACACCGCAGAAAAGGCAGGCAAACTTCCGGCTCGAAATTTGTATAGGTGttaaccctttttttttcctttcgttATTTGAGAATTATACCTCTATGAACCCTTtgaataatagtaataataatgataaaaatcttTATGATGCCTTTTTCGCTGTATCTTTTGCTGTACCTTTTGTATTACCTACATCGATACGATTAAAGTGCATAACTGCTTTAGATGCACTCAGTGTAAATTTTATGCTATTAGGTTCTGATGCAGTAAAATGGAGTTCCTTGGGATGCGTGTGGTTCGAGGACCCGACTGGGAGTGGAGTAACGAAGATGGCGGGGAGGGAAGCGTCGGGACAGTTGTTCAAATTAAAAGCGTTACAAAATCGTTCATTACACAATCAATTGTTTGGGTCCAGTGGGATTCTGGAGAAAAAGAACATTACAGAGCTGGAGTGGATGGCAAATATGATCTTCGAATTCTTGACAGTTCCAATGGAGGTAAATTTCTTTGTCGTTGCTTGCTTGTTTTGGTTGGAGTCTAAAGATGTTTCGAATTTTGAAGAGGACCCATAATTTGATGCTACTCTAGTATATGACGAATGCTTTATTTAAACAATGTAAACTTTTTAAGCCTTTGCCATTttcatttataaaataactaagatagtacgtgcgctctgattggccgtggttgtgtgacgtaaagatcACGAGTTATAAACACGCCAccaccagattttcaaaatgcaagttttgattggtcagttgagaaatcccattgtcaaatcagtgttgtaggaagatacattttgatcagtaaagggaattttttaatatttttccgcgttgtagttttcagaggaactttgtttttttttttttttttaatcctggGTTTGCATAggctgatataaacactcgaggggttgggagaattttcgacagttatgcaaaccctcgacttcgtcttcGGTTTGCATAACTATCTCGAATGTTATTTTGTGGCTAATCCTACAAATTGGTTGattataataacaacaacaaccgtTCTTGAAAATAAGTACAACTAGATCTTATACCACTGTTCTTATTTCTTCCCTTtagctcgaaaaaaaaagtcggcACTTTGGTTCGGAATTTCTGGCTATGTATTTATTTCTAACCATCCtgagaaatttcaaagaaatatataaaatatatagtttttccttttcttactTTGCTTCTGGTATATCAGGTGAAAGGCATCTCTTCACTTCCTGTGATGGGTGCCAACGGAAGCCTATTATTGGATTTCGCTGGCACTGCAAGGAAGGTTCAGATTATGACTTGTGCACGCAGTGCTACCTGTCGGATTGCCCTCATAACGGGCGCACGTTTGAACGCATTGACAACAGTGGGAGCATAGGGTGAGTTTAGCGCGAAAGAATAAAAATCACTTATTCCTACTACTTCTTTGAGTTTCGGGAAAATTAGCAAACATGCTCTTGGGAGTGAAAGTGAGTGGActacaaatcaagtcaaatgttgCTTTCTGGCGATAAACGAAATACCTAACGAAGAGATTTAAACCCCTTGGGGAACAGAAGagcaacaacaaactcaatccatgTCGAATCCGGACTCATTGGTGGAGGGCAAGAGCTCACTTTATTGCGTCAGTCAACGTTCACTCTAAGAGAACCCCGGCATGTCATTCATCAAttagcaaaggaaaaaaatgaaagacagaaaaaaatgttcggtgtttgcagtttgtttttgttatcactATGTATATAATTTTAGTGTAATCCAAAAAGTATACGGCGGGCCAGAGTCCGCAACCTTCCCGCGACATGATCGGGAGTGAACGATTAATTCTGTTATTATCACAAGCCAACATAACGCCTTTTACGTAAACTTAAACTTTGTTGTGTATAAGAGTTAACGTTGGAAAAAGATGGGGATCCACCAAGCTTGAAGTTCGTGGGTTGTTTAGAGGGGCGAAAGTGATGAGACGTCAAGATTGGGAACTGAACGATCAAGATGGCAACCCAAACTTAGTCGGCGAGGTTAAGGAGGTTGTCAGCAGCAATGATGAAGATATTAAAGATTCTGTGCGCGTCTCATGGGAAAGAGGGGGACAGACGAATAATTATAGAGTGAGTAAAAAGTAGAAATGTATGCACTAAGTAATCAATTGTAAACGCGAGAGGACATTTATTTACTagttcatgttttcttttcttgtttttgttttgtttgtttgttttttctttaaaaaagcaAGCTCTTCGAATTGATCAAATTTAAAGTATTTTTCAGTGCGTTAGTGTGGTTTTGTGAGGGGATAACCAGAGAAAAATCTTTTGTAACAAAGTAGACGAAGGGAACCACTAAACTCAACTCATGTATGGCATTTAGCTCGAAGCCAAAACCTGGTTGAGAGTGTTTGGTTTTACCTGGAAGACAACACTGCagcgtttttctttcttatttgtcaaaaattcaaattttcatttccatttaGTTGCCCAATGACAGAGAAGGAACCGACTAACTGTAGCTGACATTGGTTGATACTTGGTTAGGTGCATGTTCGCGAGGAAATAACCATTGATAACCTTTCTAAACaggacattaatttttatcgccaaaacaatatttttcctttttaattcaTCATACCGATGGATGTCACTTCTAGAagtgtttttcttatttactaGCCCTGTATTCCCTGACTGTTTCACTACATCGCGGGGAAATaacctttgaaaaagaaacctttCTAAACAGgccttttatttttcagcacaaaagaacttttttttcctatatCATGTGTGACGACTTCTCTAGGTCGATCTAAAGTGCATCGAGCCTGCCATTGGTGGAAGCTATTATAGAGAACATCTACCACCCCTggtattgaaacaaaagaacttaCAGAGCGGTTTTAAAACCAGTGATAAGGTTATGGTAGAGCTCACAAGCAAACAACTTCAGGAGTCATCCCCAGTCCTTGACGAATGGAACGCGGACATGGCCAAAGTAAGTGTATCGCTCCTGTGTCTCAGCCTTTCACTTTtctactttcttttttttctttcttcatccGCAATGTCCTTAGTAGCTTTGAAGTCACTTTTATATATCTATTAAACAGTAAGGCTCGTAGTTGCTTTGATTATTAAAGGGATTAgagtttagggttagggttgggTTTAGAGTTAGGATTGGTGTCAGGCGTTAGGGTTTTGAGTGTCTGTCGCCGTTGCTTGAAGTAAAGGGGTTGCAGGGGGGTAACTCCCCCAAAAGGATGGGTATGGATTTTGCGGCCCTGTTTCCAAAATTCTTACCTTATTCATGGCCTAAACGGCTGAAAAATCATATTCTTTGGGGTCGTACATAACGAGATGTGGCCGAAATAAGGAAGTGCCCCCCTTGGGCATTGTTACAGGATTTAATTTTCAAGGCTAACTGCagtcttttctcttttgttctcGAGTTTGCCAATCAAGTGCCTGACACAGAAATCTCAAGTACAAACCTTAATACAGCAAGCGTCGCGATGAATGATGATGCCACAGCAGGTGGTGAAAATGCAGACCTTACGACCGAAGAACTCTAATATTCTAAAacattttggcattttttactCATAATAGCTTCTTTAGCAACTTTAGTATTGGCCACGATCTTTTGGACTTATTACCTATGGCTGTTTTAGCAACGTTAGTGATCATGCATATGTACATGTATTTATATAACGGCGAGCCTGTGTGAAATCATGTTACTGTCCGTATTTTAAATGTCAAGTTACTAAATGAAAAGTCTTAAAAACTGTGTTACGAAGTAGGGTagatatttgttttctgcaaGTTCAGGATAGTATTTCGTATTCATTAATTCTACACAGCAAGCCGATTTGAAATATAGGCAGCAAAGGATGACTCCGAGAGATTAAAAAGGGATGCAGAAATATGTTTCAATACTTACCTTTCAAATCGCctttttcagttcttcaaATCGTTATTGAATAGTTTTTcaaatctaaaaaaaactattaCAAGCCATGAATAACTGTGAAAATTCGTAAATAAGTTGCAATGCGAGAATCGTCGTGTAATCtaggaaaacatttttacattgtgaaaaaatgttttaccaCGTGCTGCTTTTTTGTGCGCCAGCAGTCATCCAGGTACAGACTTTTTCCGCCATTTGCCGTATCTCAAAATGGCGGAGTTTTGCGCATCATGCGGTGGTAAGGTGAATGCTACAGACAAATGTTGTCTTCAATGTGGTCATGAAGTCCCAGACAATTCACCCGCAATAAGACGAAGTACACCGGAAGAGGAAAATGCTTCCTCGTCGTCATGGGCAAAGTCACTGCGGCAAATCGTGGCCTCTAAGGCGGAGGAACGTATGAGATTTTCAAGGAAAGCCTACAACAAGGGCTGCAATTCCGCttcattttccttgaaaatcCTTCTAAATAAACTTGTATAGGTAATCCATGGCAAAGGGTTTTAACTTACCATatcaaattataaaaatatttgGTAATTGAAACgcattgtttgtttatttgtttcgcGTTTTCTGTTGGCTTTGTTAGTTGTTCCTTTATGGTTTGAATCCATATTTTGCATCAAATTCTCGGAAAATAGATCACCGGAAAAATACTAGACAGACCCCAGACCACCGTCGCAGGAAAGCCGTTGAATTAAGACGggaaaaaatgcatttgttaTGCGACCTTACATTGCCTGCTTCTTGCTAATAGGTCAGACGTAATTCGATTTTCGAGATTGATTGGAGCTGATTGTCACTTACCACATATTAGTTTGGGACTGTAATAAATGGAAACAGAGTCTAAGTTTAAGCAATCTCGAACACAGCCTCCTTAGGATCGTTTTGCACCTGAACCATGTGTTCTCACAATTCTTGGTACGTTTtctaataaacaaaaagtaatCGGGTATCGTGATTTCTCAGCAGTAAACATTTTTCTAAGAATACGTGACACAGTGAAAGCTGTCCAATCACATCGAGGGAGACTAATTTCGGGGAATACCCTGTGAATTTTAAATATTCATTGGAAAAAAAGCAACGATGAATATACAATCGCAGCATTTCGTTACCTCAGTCAAAACAGAAAGAGTCACCGACACTCTCATCAACACGAAAAGAACTAGCGATTGCAGATGGATGTAATTTTAACATTCGCATCAATGCTACTGGAAGAAGACGTGTATGGATTTTAAGGTGAGAAAGatataaatttaatttgctGCATTCAATGCAGACATTCATTTCTGCGAAATTAGCTCGGTATCGGAATGATTCCGTTATTTTCTACAGAGTACCTTTTACCGCTGCAATATGTTCGTATTGGAACTACGTATTTGGAATTAGATACGATTTTACGCCGTgtttaagttttgagtttctaTCAATTAAAGCGTAAATTTTCGCCAAAGCTTTGTCTTTCTGTCTGAAGATCTCGCTCGGCTGCTCTTATCACGTTGTATGACATTGCTCTAAGAAGCAAAGCGATGTCGATCATCTTATCTTCTAACAATTACATCATATAGTATTAATACAACGAATTATAAATTCGTAGCGTGATATGTGTCTTACTGCCAGTTCAGTCTTACTTCA
This window harbors:
- the LOC141860684 gene encoding E3 ubiquitin-protein ligase MIB2-like isoform X1; the protein is MEFLGMRVVRGPDWEWSNEDGGEGSVGTVVQIKSVTKSFITQSIVWVQWDSGEKEHYRAGVDGKYDLRILDSSNGGERHLFTSCDGCQRKPIIGFRWHCKEGSDYDLCTQCYLSDCPHNGRTFERIDNSGSIGVNVGKRWGSTKLEVRGLFRGAKVMRRQDWELNDQDGNPNLVGEVKEVVSSNDEDIKDSVRVSWERGGQTNNYRVDLKCIEPAIGGSYYREHLPPLVLKQKNLQSGFKTSDKVMVELTSKQLQESSPVLDEWNADMAKFANQVPDTEISSTNLNTASVAMNDDATAGGENADLTTEEL
- the LOC141860684 gene encoding E3 ubiquitin-protein ligase MIB2-like isoform X2 yields the protein MEFLGMRVVRGPDWEWSNEDGGEGSVGTVVQIKSVTKSFITQSIVWVQWDSGEKEHYRAGVDGERHLFTSCDGCQRKPIIGFRWHCKEGSDYDLCTQCYLSDCPHNGRTFERIDNSGSIGVNVGKRWGSTKLEVRGLFRGAKVMRRQDWELNDQDGNPNLVGEVKEVVSSNDEDIKDSVRVSWERGGQTNNYRVDLKCIEPAIGGSYYREHLPPLVLKQKNLQSGFKTSDKVMVELTSKQLQESSPVLDEWNADMAKFANQVPDTEISSTNLNTASVAMNDDATAGGENADLTTEEL